The following coding sequences lie in one Maylandia zebra isolate NMK-2024a linkage group LG14, Mzebra_GT3a, whole genome shotgun sequence genomic window:
- the msantd4 gene encoding uncharacterized protein msantd4, with the protein MKHLKRKRKSNYSVRETQTLIREIHKRRDVLFSRQQNTAINELKRQAWEEVAQGVNALGEGELRTAAEVKRRYLDWRALTKKKQLQTELSLSSSPPSLAIKTEYGNSSPEHEAPSLGSGCDQLLDLSGFPKDWHCDWPEMVALSGSSGQAVGALPGVKMEDDLDGDVGDGEMDDDDIPSLLCDIEARVEGHDTDVYSHNDLGMPSPSKDPTSTTSRNLLLPGGLMGMLGELSSDENIGAGCLVAVEKHRLELEKQRLAVETERLVVEKERLLVEKERLRQTEVERERLQIEKERLHVERERLRLMRVGQSEYVNSSFNLPPQQGPVLSSRSSLSSTHDGQREKGVSAADLEAAKLNLEKERLQLEKERLQFIKFEAGRLQIERERLQVEKERMQLHKDHLSVKI; encoded by the exons ATGAAGCAcctgaagaggaagaggaagagcaaCTACAGCGTGAGGGAAACACAAACTCTCATCAGGGAGATCCACAAGAGGAGAGACGTATTGTTCTCCAGACAACAG AACACAGCCATTAATGAGCTGAAGAGGCAAGCATGGGAGGAAGTGGCACAAGGTGTGAATGCCCTGGGAGAGGGGGAGCTACGCACTGCTGCCGAG GTGAAGCGTCGTTACCTCGACTGGCGCGCGCTTACGAAGAAAAAACAGTTGCAGActgaactctctctctcttcctcgcCCCCCTCTTTGGCCATTAAGACTGAGTATGGAAATTCCTCTCCAGAGCACGAGGCGCCTTCTTTGGGATCTGGTTGTGACCAGCTGCTTGACCTCTCGGGCTTCCCAAAGGACTGGCACTGTGACTGGCCGGAGATGGTGGCTCTCAGCGGGTCGAGCGGGCAGGCCGTGGGGGCACTGCCGGGAGTAAAGATGGAGGACGAT CTGGATGGGGATGTGGGAGATGGAGAaatggatgatgatgatattcCCTCTCTCCTTTGTGACATCGAGGCACGTGTAGAGGGGCATGATACTGATGTTTATTCCCACAATGACTTGGGCATGCCCAGCCCCTCCAAGGATCCGACTTCCACCACCAGCAGAAATCTACTGCTGCCTGGTGGCCTGATGGGAATGCTGGGTGAACTCAGCAGTGACGAGAACATAGGAGCAGGGTGTCTGGTTGCTGTTGAGAAACATCGTCTGGAGCTAGAGAAACAAAGGCTGGCTGTGGAGACTGAACGCCTGGTGGTGGAGAAAGAGCGGTTATTGGTGGAGAAAGAGCGACTTCGTCAGACAGAGGTGGAGAGAGAGCGGCTGCAAATAGAGAAGGAGAGGTTAcatgtggagagagagaggctgagactCATGCGTGTTGGCCAATCAGAGTACGTCAACTCTTCTTTTAACCTGCCGCCGCAACAAGGCCCAGTCCTTTCCTCTCGTTCGTCCTTATCCTCAACTCATGATGGACAGAGGGAGAAGGGAGTGTCGGCGGCGGACTTGGAGGCAGCGAAGTTAAATCTGGAGAAGGAGAGACTGCAGCTGGAGAAGGAGAGACTGCAGTTCATCAAGTTTGAGGCTGGCAGGTTGCAGATTGAGAGAGAGCGCCTGCAAgtggagaaagagagaatgCAGCTCCACAAGGACCATTTGTCAGTAAAAATCTGA
- the aasdhppt gene encoding L-aminoadipate-semialdehyde dehydrogenase-phosphopantetheinyl transferase isoform X1, with the protein MGSVRWAFRCGSWTPGRSDWLFAARCIQREEKDRIGQFVFAKDAKSAMAGRLLLRRLVCEKMGIPWSEIRLERSPRGKPYLATPGKVSSESDLAWSFNLSHQGDYAVLAAEQGRQVGVDIMKTAMPGCSSVLEFFRIMTRQFTAHEWSAIQSAGSEHQQLAAFYRHWALKESFIKAIGTGLGFNLQRVEFHLPSEPLTQDRVLHQTKMHLDEEEEEDWVFEESLLDADHHVAVALGPADNTCPAPRPPSLLPPTTFTVLSFRELIDSASPLTDEDPTYWDSFKMKAEAPQRQKDTHTST; encoded by the exons ATGGGTTCCGTCCGGTGGGCTTTCCGCTGCGGATCGTGGACGCCGGGCAGGTCAGACTGGCTGTTCGCTGCTCGCTGCATCCAGCGGGAGGAGAAAGATCGGATCGGGCAGTTTGTGTTCGCCAAGGATGCAAAGTCAGCTATG GCTGGACGGTTGTTGCTAAGGAGGCTTGTGTGTGAGAAGATGGGGATCCCATGGTCAGAGATCAGACTGGAGCGATCTCCCAGAGGCAAACCTTACCTGGCAACACCTGGCAAG GTCAGTTCAGAGTCAGATCTGGCCTGGAGTTTCAATCTCTCCCACCAAGGGGACTACGCAGTGCTTGCTGCAGAGCAGGGGAGGCAGGTCGGGGTGGATATCATGAAGACCGCCATGCCAG GTTGCAGCTCTGTGCTGGAGTTTTTCCGCATTATGACTCGTCAGTTTACAGCGCACGAGTGGAGCGCCATCCAATCAGCCGGCTCGGAGCACCAGCAACTCGCCGCGTTCTACCGCCACtgg GCCCTGAAGGAGAGCTTCATCAAAGCCATCGGCACCGGTCTGGGCTTCAACCTGCAGAGGGTGGAGTTTCACCTGCCGTCTGAGCCGCTCACACAGGACCGGGTACTGCACCAGACCAAGATGCATCTagatgaggaagaagaagaggactGGGTGTTCGAA GAGAGTTTACTGGATGCTGATCATCATGTTGCTGTAGCACTCGGACCAGCAGACAACACATGCCCTGCA CCTCGTCCGCCTTCTCTTCTTCCGCCCACCACATTTACCGTGCTGTCGTTCAGAGAGCTCATCGACTCAGCCTCACCTCTAACAGACGAAGACCCCACCTACTGGGATAGCTTCAAGATGAAGGCTGAAGCTCCGcagagacagaaggatacacacACGTCCACATAG
- the aasdhppt gene encoding L-aminoadipate-semialdehyde dehydrogenase-phosphopantetheinyl transferase isoform X2, translated as MGSVRWAFRCGSWTPGRSDWLFAARCIQREEKDRIGQFVFAKDAKSAMAGRLLLRRLVCEKMGIPWSEIRLERSPRGKPYLATPGKVSSESDLAWSFNLSHQGDYAVLAAEQGRQVGVDIMKTAMPGCSSVLEFFRIMTRQFTAHEWSAIQSAGSEHQQLAAFYRHWALKESFIKAIGTGLGFNLQRVEFHLPSEPLTQDRVLHQTKMHLDEEEEEDWVFEKLFETAAMSYHWPHRQPAECLLLHFVFCWFSILFFALTPSIDADGLLEVSAC; from the exons ATGGGTTCCGTCCGGTGGGCTTTCCGCTGCGGATCGTGGACGCCGGGCAGGTCAGACTGGCTGTTCGCTGCTCGCTGCATCCAGCGGGAGGAGAAAGATCGGATCGGGCAGTTTGTGTTCGCCAAGGATGCAAAGTCAGCTATG GCTGGACGGTTGTTGCTAAGGAGGCTTGTGTGTGAGAAGATGGGGATCCCATGGTCAGAGATCAGACTGGAGCGATCTCCCAGAGGCAAACCTTACCTGGCAACACCTGGCAAG GTCAGTTCAGAGTCAGATCTGGCCTGGAGTTTCAATCTCTCCCACCAAGGGGACTACGCAGTGCTTGCTGCAGAGCAGGGGAGGCAGGTCGGGGTGGATATCATGAAGACCGCCATGCCAG GTTGCAGCTCTGTGCTGGAGTTTTTCCGCATTATGACTCGTCAGTTTACAGCGCACGAGTGGAGCGCCATCCAATCAGCCGGCTCGGAGCACCAGCAACTCGCCGCGTTCTACCGCCACtgg GCCCTGAAGGAGAGCTTCATCAAAGCCATCGGCACCGGTCTGGGCTTCAACCTGCAGAGGGTGGAGTTTCACCTGCCGTCTGAGCCGCTCACACAGGACCGGGTACTGCACCAGACCAAGATGCATCTagatgaggaagaagaagaggactGGGTGTTCGAA AAACTCTTTGAAACTGCAGCGATGAGCTATCACTGGCCACATCGCCAACCTGCTGAGTGTTTActgctgcattttgttttttgttggttcTCCATCCTCTTCTTTGCACTTACCCCAAGCATCGATGCCGATGGCCTGTTGGAGGTTTCTGCCTGTTAA